A genomic stretch from Marinobacter fonticola includes:
- a CDS encoding DUF2878 domain-containing protein: MIRQDAARNAINFVLFQAGWLTCTLFPGIAAVGAATAIVAIHLVLVSWKPKREIQFILLGTVLGSLLDGLWFKLGVLVQPGTAPLWIPVWLVGLWAVFMTTLAHSLAWMGHNRWLPFVLAPVAGPFAYWSATQIGPIRFEDQTFSLVALAVGWGLLFPALMQLKHRYFREITPP, translated from the coding sequence ATGATTCGCCAGGACGCCGCACGCAATGCCATCAACTTCGTGCTGTTTCAGGCCGGGTGGCTGACCTGCACGCTGTTTCCCGGCATCGCGGCAGTGGGCGCCGCTACCGCTATCGTCGCCATCCACCTGGTTCTGGTGAGTTGGAAGCCCAAACGGGAGATTCAGTTTATTCTCCTCGGCACGGTGCTAGGCTCGCTGTTGGACGGGCTCTGGTTCAAGCTTGGGGTCTTGGTCCAGCCCGGCACAGCGCCCTTGTGGATACCGGTATGGCTGGTGGGTTTATGGGCGGTTTTTATGACGACCCTGGCTCACTCGCTGGCCTGGATGGGCCATAATCGCTGGCTTCCTTTTGTACTGGCACCGGTCGCCGGACCGTTTGCCTATTGGAGCGCGACGCAGATCGGCCCCATCCGGTTTGAGGATCAGACGTTCAGCCTTGTGGCCCTGGCCGTAGGCTGGGGCCTTCTGTTTCCCGCGTTGATGCAGCTCAAGCATCGTTACTTCAGGGAGATTACGCCACCATGA